Proteins encoded by one window of Musa acuminata AAA Group cultivar baxijiao chromosome BXJ2-9, Cavendish_Baxijiao_AAA, whole genome shotgun sequence:
- the LOC135622260 gene encoding paired amphipathic helix protein Sin3-like 4 isoform X3, with translation MKGAPEEALMGSQLKRPNVPRVDPSMQTHMAPASAASNTPKLTTNDALAYLKAVKDIFQDKREKYDEFLEVMKDFKSQRIDTNGVIMRVKELFKGHRDLILGFNTFLPKGYEIKLPEEKKPVEFEEAINFVNKIKNRFQNDDHVYKSFLDILNMYRRENKSIHEVYQEVAALFQNHHDLLEEFTHFLPDASATYAPHHAYSGRGFVQRDDRSSLMPTARHIHGDKRERSYTSHADRDFSVDHPDTEHDRQRRHAEREKDRKEDRDKRDRERDEKDIEHDSGDLDEANRRHKFQSRRMDDSVAEPKQQRGDCTENIGTYSISVSSSDDKNALKSVYTREFNFCEKVKEKLHPDTYQEFLKCLHIYSKEIINRTELKNLVSDILGKHLDLMEGFNEFLAHCENIDGFLEGVFNKRHTARPIKIEDRDRERERDMDEQKDSERERNNERERVDKGALYNSKEGASHKATFFSSKEKYNLWKPISELDLSNCQRCTPSYRLLPKNYPIPPASHRTELGVSVLNDVWVSVTSGSEDYSFKHMRKNQYEESLFRCEDDRFELDMLLESVNVTTKRVEELLEMTQDPVKSENLIHIGDHLSSLNLRCIERLYGDHGLDVMDVLHKNAGLALPVILTRLKQKQEEWSRCRSDFNKVWAEIYAKNYHKSLDHRCFYFKQQDTKSLSTKALLAEIKEINDKMKEEDDILLAVAARNRRPILPNMEFEYVDVDIHEDLYQIIKYSCGEVCTSLEQVDKVMKIWTTFLEPLMCVRSRNQGEEDAQDAKPKNRAVKTSMVGVGENNRSSGVDCAGATRQNNGDGNISPEQVAPCRTKLASGDTTVTENGFHNIDRTTRHSENLGNKPLQGRGQGSAPMADEVSGINGQYVPAEPLQDNIYVAGGAEQSQNRTNLEIISGANSASLRTGHFGMETVVEPRATNEILPSSEGEQTGRPIVSANGASTTENNKGHRPNEGSASLNNLTVEREEGELSPTGDFGEDNFVTFGDAAINVAPKGKDTSASRQFHVRPGEVEASCGEAAGENDADADDEGEESAQRSTEVSENASEAGEDVSGSESGDGGECSREDHEEEEDDAENDQDGKAESEGEAEGTTDTHDAEGEITSLPFSERILHTVKPLARHVPAALHNKEDKYSRIFYGNDSFYVLFRLHQTLYERILSAKTNSSAAEKKWRSSKDTTPPDLYAKFISALYHLLDGSADNTKFEDDCRTIIGTQSYLLFTLDKLIYKVVKQLQAMASDEIDNKLLQLSLYEKSRRSGRSSDLVYHENIRVLLHDENIYRFECFSQSSYVTRLSIQLMEYGHEKPEATAVSMDPSFSAYLYSDFLSSIPDKKGAEGVFLRRNKRKYGDDDEYASTYKAMSRFQVINGLECKISCSSSKVSYVLDTEDFLFRGRKKRIYSCGGTIICGQAQPSQAHDAKVQQFHRFLSRS, from the exons ATGAAAGGGGCGCCGGAGGAAGCACTGATGGGTTCCCAACTTAAACGGCCCAACGTTCCTCGAGTGGATCC GTCTATGCAAACCCATATGGCGCCGGCATCGGCAGCAAGTAATACTCCCAAACTCACCACTAACGATGCCCTAGCCTATCTCAAGGCCGTGAAGGATATATTTCAAGACAAAAGGGAAAAATACGATGAATTTCTTGAGGTCATGAAGGACTTCAAGAGCCAGAG GATTGACACTAATGGGGTCATCATGAGGGTGAAGGAATTATTTAAGGGTCATCGCGATCTGATATTGGGCTTTAACACCTTCTTGCCAAAGGGATATGAAATTAAGTTACCGGAAGAAAAGAAACCAGTTGAATTTGAGGAAGCAATCAATTTTGTCAACAAAATTAAG AATCGTTTCCAGAATGATGATCACGTTTACAAGTCATTCTTAGATATTCTGAATATGTACCGAAGGGAGAATAAGTCAATCCATGAGGTCTACCAGGAG GTAGCAGCTCTCTTTCAGAATCATCATGATTTACTCGAGGAGTTCACACACTTTTTGCCTGATGCCTCTGCAACATATGCGCCACATCATGCATATTCTGGTCGAGGCTTTGTGCAACGAGATGACAGGAGCTCTTTGATGCCTACAGCAAGGCATATTCATGGGGATAAG agagagagatcttATACGTCACATGCCGATCGCGATTTTAGTGTTGATCATCCTGATACAGAGCATGATAGGCAGAGAAGGCATGCAGAAAGGGAAAAGGATAGAAAGGAAGATAGGGACAAGAGAGACCGTGAACGGGATGAGAAGGATATAGAGCATGATAGTGGAGATTTAGATGAGGCAAATAGAAGGCATAAATTTCAATCTAGAAGAATGGATGACTCTGTTGCTGAGCCAAAGCAGCAAAGGGGTGACTGTACCGAGAATATTGGCACGTATAGCATTTCAGTTTCATCATCTGATGATAAGAATGCTTTGAAGA GTGTGTATACCCGAGAATTTAACTTTTGCGAGAAAGTCAAGGAGAAGTTGCACCCTGACACTTACCAGGAATTTTTGAAATGCCTTCACATATACAGCAAAGAGATAATAAACAGAACAGAGTTAAAGAATCTG GTAAGCGATATCCTTGGAAAGCATCTGGATCTCATGGAAGGCTTCAATGAATTTTTGGCCCATTGTGAAAATATAG ATGGATTTCTCGAAGGTGTATTCAACAAAA GGCATACAGCTAGGCCAATTAAGATAGAGGACAGAGACAGAGAAAGGGAGCGGGACATGGATGAGCAGAAGGATTCtgaaagggagagaaataatgaAAGGGAAAGAGTTGATAAAGGTGCTCTTTACAATTCTAAGGAGGGTGCTTCACACAAGGCTACTTTCTTCTCAagcaaagaaaaatataatttatggAAACCAATTTCAGAGCTTGATCTCTCAAATTGTCAACGTTGTACCCCAAGTTACCGTCTTCTGCCAAAAAAT TATCCAATTCCTCCTGCTAGCCACAGGACTGAACTTGGAGTGTCAGTATTAAATGATGTATGGGTATCAGTGACTTCTGGAAGTGAGGATTACTCTTTCAAGCACATGCGCAAAAACCAATACGAAGAAAGTTTATTTAGATGTGAAGATGATAG ATTTGAGCTGGATATGTTATTGGAATCGGTGAATGTCACAACCAAGCGAGTAGAGGAATTGCTAGAAATGACACAAGATCCTGTCAAATCAGAAAATCTAATTCACATTGGAGACCATCTTTCTT CTTTGAATTTGAGGTGCATTGAACGTTTGTATGGAGACCATGGTCTTGATGTCATGGACGTACTTCACAAGAATGCTGGTCTTGCTTTGCCAGTCATATTAACCCGCCTgaagcaaaagcaagaggaaTGGTCTAGGTGTCGTTCAGATTTCAATAAAGTTTGGGCAGAAATATATGCTAAGAATTATCATAAGTCACTCGATCATCGCTGTTTCTATTTCAAGCAACAGGATACAAAGAGCTTGAGCACAAAGG CTTTGCTGGCTGAGATTAAAGAAATCAATGACAAGATGAAGGAGGAGGATGACATTCTTCTCGCTGTTGCTGCCAGAAATAGGCGGCCTATACTTCCCAACATGGAATTTGAGTATGTAGATGTAGATATCCATGAGGATTTGTATCAGATCATTAAATATTCATGTGGAGAAGTTTGCACATCTTTGGAACAAGTGGACAAAGTCATGAAGATATGGACCACCTTTTTGGAGCCCTTAATGTGTGTTCGATCTAGAAATCAAGGTGAAGAAgatgctcaagatgcaaaacctaAAAACCGTGCTGTCAAAACCAGTATGGTAGGCGTGGGTGAAAATAATCGGAGTTCTGGTGTTGATTGTGCTGGTGCTACCAGGCAAAACAATGGTGATGGGAACATTTCACCCGAACAAGTAGCTCCATGCAGAACTAAGTTGGCCAGTGGAGACACAACAGTTACTGAAAATGGTTTTCATAACATAGATCGAACAACTCGCCATAGTGAAAATCTTGGTAACAAACCACTGCAAGGAAGAGGGCAGGGCAGTGCTCCAATGGCTGATGAAGTGTCTGGAATAAACGGACAATATGTACCTGCAGAGCCTTTACAGGATAACATTTATGTTGCTGGTGGAGCTGAACAAAGTCAGAATAGAACAAACCTGGAGATCATATCAG GAGCTAATAGTGCCTCTCTAAGAACTGGTCATTTTGGAATGGAAACAGTAGTTGAACCTCGAGCTACCAATGAAATTTTACCATCTTCAGAg GGTGAACAAACTGGAAGGCCCATTGTATCAGCAAATGGTGCTAGCACCACTGAAAACAACAAGGGTCACAGGCCTAATGAAGGTTCTGCTTCCCTTAATAACCTTACGGTTGAAAGAGAAGAAGGTGAATTGTCACCTACTGGAGATTTTGGAGAGGATAATTTTGTGACTTTTGGAGATGCTGCTATAAATGTTGCTCCTAAAGGGAAGGACACTTCTGCCAGCAGACAGTTCCACGTCAGACCTGGAGAAGTAGAGGCTTCTTGTGGTGAAGCTGCAGGGGAGAATGATGCTGATGCTGATGATGAGGGTGAGGAAAGTGCTCAACGGTCTACAGAGGTTAGTGAAAATGCATCGGAGGCTGGTGAGGATGTCTCAGGCAGCGAATCTGGTGATGGTGGGGAATGTTCTCGGGAAGAtcacgaggaggaagaggatgatgcTGAGAATGATCAGGATGGTAAGGCTGAAAGTGAGGGTGAAGCTGAAGGAACGACTGATACACATGATGCTGAAGGAGAAATTACCTCATTACCATTTTCAGAACGAATTCTACACACGGTTAAGCCTCTTGCAAGGCATGTACCTGCCGCATTACATAACAAGGAAGATAAATATTCGCGGATTTTTTACGGAAACGATTCATTTTATGTGCTGTTTCGTCTTCATCAG ACTTTGTATGAAAGGATACTCTCAGCCAAGACGAACTCATCAGCTGCTGAAAAGAAATGGAGAAGTTCTAAAGATACAACCCCTCCTGACTTATATGCCAA ATTTATAAGTGCTCTATACCACCTACTTGATGGTTCTGCTGACAATACCAAGTTTGAAGATGATTGCCGTACGATCATTGGAACTCAATCCTATCTACTTTTTACGTTGGACAAGCTAATCTATAAAGTTGTTAAACAG CTTCAAGCAATGGCTTCAGATGAGATAGACAATAAGCTTCTTCAACTCTCCTTGTATGAAAAATCAAGGCGATCGGGCAGATCTTCTGATTTAGTTTATCATGAGAACATTCGTGTGCTTCTTCATGATGAGAACATATACAGATTTGAATGT TTTTCACAGTCTTCATATGTGACCCGGCTATCCATTCAGCTTATGGAATATGGACACGAGAAGCCCGAAGCCACTGCTGTCTCTATGGATCCCAGCTTTTCAGCTTATCTTTACAGTGATTTTCTGTCGAGTATTCCAGACAAGAAAGGAGCAGAGGGTGTCTTTCTGAGAAG GAACAAACGCAAATATGGGGATGATGATGAATATGCTTCTACTTACAAGGCCATGAGTAGGTTCCAAGTTATCAATGGTTTGGAATGCAAGATATCTTGCAGTTCCTCAAAG GTGTCTTATGTGCTAGACACAGAAGATTTCCTGTTCCGAGGGAGAAAGAAAAGGATATATTCTTGTGGGGGGACCATTATTTGTGGCCAAGCTCAACCTTCACAAGCACATGATGCAAAAGTACAGCAGTTTCATCGATTCTTATCCAGATCCTAG
- the LOC135622260 gene encoding paired amphipathic helix protein Sin3-like 4 isoform X1: MKGAPEEALMGSQLKRPNVPRVDPSMQTHMAPASAASNTPKLTTNDALAYLKAVKDIFQDKREKYDEFLEVMKDFKSQRIDTNGVIMRVKELFKGHRDLILGFNTFLPKGYEIKLPEEKKPVEFEEAINFVNKIKNRFQNDDHVYKSFLDILNMYRRENKSIHEVYQEVAALFQNHHDLLEEFTHFLPDASATYAPHHAYSGRGFVQRDDRSSLMPTARHIHGDKRERSYTSHADRDFSVDHPDTEHDRQRRHAEREKDRKEDRDKRDRERDEKDIEHDSGDLDEANRRHKFQSRRMDDSVAEPKQQRGDCTENIGTYSISVSSSDDKNALKSVYTREFNFCEKVKEKLHPDTYQEFLKCLHIYSKEIINRTELKNLVSDILGKHLDLMEGFNEFLAHCENIGGLVHVPIDGFLEGVFNKRHTARPIKIEDRDRERERDMDEQKDSERERNNERERVDKGALYNSKEGASHKATFFSSKEKYNLWKPISELDLSNCQRCTPSYRLLPKNYPIPPASHRTELGVSVLNDVWVSVTSGSEDYSFKHMRKNQYEESLFRCEDDRFELDMLLESVNVTTKRVEELLEMTQDPVKSENLIHIGDHLSSLNLRCIERLYGDHGLDVMDVLHKNAGLALPVILTRLKQKQEEWSRCRSDFNKVWAEIYAKNYHKSLDHRCFYFKQQDTKSLSTKALLAEIKEINDKMKEEDDILLAVAARNRRPILPNMEFEYVDVDIHEDLYQIIKYSCGEVCTSLEQVDKVMKIWTTFLEPLMCVRSRNQGEEDAQDAKPKNRAVKTSMVGVGENNRSSGVDCAGATRQNNGDGNISPEQVAPCRTKLASGDTTVTENGFHNIDRTTRHSENLGNKPLQGRGQGSAPMADEVSGINGQYVPAEPLQDNIYVAGGAEQSQNRTNLEIISGANSASLRTGHFGMETVVEPRATNEILPSSEGEQTGRPIVSANGASTTENNKGHRPNEGSASLNNLTVEREEGELSPTGDFGEDNFVTFGDAAINVAPKGKDTSASRQFHVRPGEVEASCGEAAGENDADADDEGEESAQRSTEVSENASEAGEDVSGSESGDGGECSREDHEEEEDDAENDQDGKAESEGEAEGTTDTHDAEGEITSLPFSERILHTVKPLARHVPAALHNKEDKYSRIFYGNDSFYVLFRLHQTLYERILSAKTNSSAAEKKWRSSKDTTPPDLYAKFISALYHLLDGSADNTKFEDDCRTIIGTQSYLLFTLDKLIYKVVKQLQAMASDEIDNKLLQLSLYEKSRRSGRSSDLVYHENIRVLLHDENIYRFECFSQSSYVTRLSIQLMEYGHEKPEATAVSMDPSFSAYLYSDFLSSIPDKKGAEGVFLRRNKRKYGDDDEYASTYKAMSRFQVINGLECKISCSSSKVSYVLDTEDFLFRGRKKRIYSCGGTIICGQAQPSQAHDAKVQQFHRFLSRS; the protein is encoded by the exons ATGAAAGGGGCGCCGGAGGAAGCACTGATGGGTTCCCAACTTAAACGGCCCAACGTTCCTCGAGTGGATCC GTCTATGCAAACCCATATGGCGCCGGCATCGGCAGCAAGTAATACTCCCAAACTCACCACTAACGATGCCCTAGCCTATCTCAAGGCCGTGAAGGATATATTTCAAGACAAAAGGGAAAAATACGATGAATTTCTTGAGGTCATGAAGGACTTCAAGAGCCAGAG GATTGACACTAATGGGGTCATCATGAGGGTGAAGGAATTATTTAAGGGTCATCGCGATCTGATATTGGGCTTTAACACCTTCTTGCCAAAGGGATATGAAATTAAGTTACCGGAAGAAAAGAAACCAGTTGAATTTGAGGAAGCAATCAATTTTGTCAACAAAATTAAG AATCGTTTCCAGAATGATGATCACGTTTACAAGTCATTCTTAGATATTCTGAATATGTACCGAAGGGAGAATAAGTCAATCCATGAGGTCTACCAGGAG GTAGCAGCTCTCTTTCAGAATCATCATGATTTACTCGAGGAGTTCACACACTTTTTGCCTGATGCCTCTGCAACATATGCGCCACATCATGCATATTCTGGTCGAGGCTTTGTGCAACGAGATGACAGGAGCTCTTTGATGCCTACAGCAAGGCATATTCATGGGGATAAG agagagagatcttATACGTCACATGCCGATCGCGATTTTAGTGTTGATCATCCTGATACAGAGCATGATAGGCAGAGAAGGCATGCAGAAAGGGAAAAGGATAGAAAGGAAGATAGGGACAAGAGAGACCGTGAACGGGATGAGAAGGATATAGAGCATGATAGTGGAGATTTAGATGAGGCAAATAGAAGGCATAAATTTCAATCTAGAAGAATGGATGACTCTGTTGCTGAGCCAAAGCAGCAAAGGGGTGACTGTACCGAGAATATTGGCACGTATAGCATTTCAGTTTCATCATCTGATGATAAGAATGCTTTGAAGA GTGTGTATACCCGAGAATTTAACTTTTGCGAGAAAGTCAAGGAGAAGTTGCACCCTGACACTTACCAGGAATTTTTGAAATGCCTTCACATATACAGCAAAGAGATAATAAACAGAACAGAGTTAAAGAATCTG GTAAGCGATATCCTTGGAAAGCATCTGGATCTCATGGAAGGCTTCAATGAATTTTTGGCCCATTGTGAAAATATAGGTGGGCTTGTACATGTTCCTATTG ATGGATTTCTCGAAGGTGTATTCAACAAAA GGCATACAGCTAGGCCAATTAAGATAGAGGACAGAGACAGAGAAAGGGAGCGGGACATGGATGAGCAGAAGGATTCtgaaagggagagaaataatgaAAGGGAAAGAGTTGATAAAGGTGCTCTTTACAATTCTAAGGAGGGTGCTTCACACAAGGCTACTTTCTTCTCAagcaaagaaaaatataatttatggAAACCAATTTCAGAGCTTGATCTCTCAAATTGTCAACGTTGTACCCCAAGTTACCGTCTTCTGCCAAAAAAT TATCCAATTCCTCCTGCTAGCCACAGGACTGAACTTGGAGTGTCAGTATTAAATGATGTATGGGTATCAGTGACTTCTGGAAGTGAGGATTACTCTTTCAAGCACATGCGCAAAAACCAATACGAAGAAAGTTTATTTAGATGTGAAGATGATAG ATTTGAGCTGGATATGTTATTGGAATCGGTGAATGTCACAACCAAGCGAGTAGAGGAATTGCTAGAAATGACACAAGATCCTGTCAAATCAGAAAATCTAATTCACATTGGAGACCATCTTTCTT CTTTGAATTTGAGGTGCATTGAACGTTTGTATGGAGACCATGGTCTTGATGTCATGGACGTACTTCACAAGAATGCTGGTCTTGCTTTGCCAGTCATATTAACCCGCCTgaagcaaaagcaagaggaaTGGTCTAGGTGTCGTTCAGATTTCAATAAAGTTTGGGCAGAAATATATGCTAAGAATTATCATAAGTCACTCGATCATCGCTGTTTCTATTTCAAGCAACAGGATACAAAGAGCTTGAGCACAAAGG CTTTGCTGGCTGAGATTAAAGAAATCAATGACAAGATGAAGGAGGAGGATGACATTCTTCTCGCTGTTGCTGCCAGAAATAGGCGGCCTATACTTCCCAACATGGAATTTGAGTATGTAGATGTAGATATCCATGAGGATTTGTATCAGATCATTAAATATTCATGTGGAGAAGTTTGCACATCTTTGGAACAAGTGGACAAAGTCATGAAGATATGGACCACCTTTTTGGAGCCCTTAATGTGTGTTCGATCTAGAAATCAAGGTGAAGAAgatgctcaagatgcaaaacctaAAAACCGTGCTGTCAAAACCAGTATGGTAGGCGTGGGTGAAAATAATCGGAGTTCTGGTGTTGATTGTGCTGGTGCTACCAGGCAAAACAATGGTGATGGGAACATTTCACCCGAACAAGTAGCTCCATGCAGAACTAAGTTGGCCAGTGGAGACACAACAGTTACTGAAAATGGTTTTCATAACATAGATCGAACAACTCGCCATAGTGAAAATCTTGGTAACAAACCACTGCAAGGAAGAGGGCAGGGCAGTGCTCCAATGGCTGATGAAGTGTCTGGAATAAACGGACAATATGTACCTGCAGAGCCTTTACAGGATAACATTTATGTTGCTGGTGGAGCTGAACAAAGTCAGAATAGAACAAACCTGGAGATCATATCAG GAGCTAATAGTGCCTCTCTAAGAACTGGTCATTTTGGAATGGAAACAGTAGTTGAACCTCGAGCTACCAATGAAATTTTACCATCTTCAGAg GGTGAACAAACTGGAAGGCCCATTGTATCAGCAAATGGTGCTAGCACCACTGAAAACAACAAGGGTCACAGGCCTAATGAAGGTTCTGCTTCCCTTAATAACCTTACGGTTGAAAGAGAAGAAGGTGAATTGTCACCTACTGGAGATTTTGGAGAGGATAATTTTGTGACTTTTGGAGATGCTGCTATAAATGTTGCTCCTAAAGGGAAGGACACTTCTGCCAGCAGACAGTTCCACGTCAGACCTGGAGAAGTAGAGGCTTCTTGTGGTGAAGCTGCAGGGGAGAATGATGCTGATGCTGATGATGAGGGTGAGGAAAGTGCTCAACGGTCTACAGAGGTTAGTGAAAATGCATCGGAGGCTGGTGAGGATGTCTCAGGCAGCGAATCTGGTGATGGTGGGGAATGTTCTCGGGAAGAtcacgaggaggaagaggatgatgcTGAGAATGATCAGGATGGTAAGGCTGAAAGTGAGGGTGAAGCTGAAGGAACGACTGATACACATGATGCTGAAGGAGAAATTACCTCATTACCATTTTCAGAACGAATTCTACACACGGTTAAGCCTCTTGCAAGGCATGTACCTGCCGCATTACATAACAAGGAAGATAAATATTCGCGGATTTTTTACGGAAACGATTCATTTTATGTGCTGTTTCGTCTTCATCAG ACTTTGTATGAAAGGATACTCTCAGCCAAGACGAACTCATCAGCTGCTGAAAAGAAATGGAGAAGTTCTAAAGATACAACCCCTCCTGACTTATATGCCAA ATTTATAAGTGCTCTATACCACCTACTTGATGGTTCTGCTGACAATACCAAGTTTGAAGATGATTGCCGTACGATCATTGGAACTCAATCCTATCTACTTTTTACGTTGGACAAGCTAATCTATAAAGTTGTTAAACAG CTTCAAGCAATGGCTTCAGATGAGATAGACAATAAGCTTCTTCAACTCTCCTTGTATGAAAAATCAAGGCGATCGGGCAGATCTTCTGATTTAGTTTATCATGAGAACATTCGTGTGCTTCTTCATGATGAGAACATATACAGATTTGAATGT TTTTCACAGTCTTCATATGTGACCCGGCTATCCATTCAGCTTATGGAATATGGACACGAGAAGCCCGAAGCCACTGCTGTCTCTATGGATCCCAGCTTTTCAGCTTATCTTTACAGTGATTTTCTGTCGAGTATTCCAGACAAGAAAGGAGCAGAGGGTGTCTTTCTGAGAAG GAACAAACGCAAATATGGGGATGATGATGAATATGCTTCTACTTACAAGGCCATGAGTAGGTTCCAAGTTATCAATGGTTTGGAATGCAAGATATCTTGCAGTTCCTCAAAG GTGTCTTATGTGCTAGACACAGAAGATTTCCTGTTCCGAGGGAGAAAGAAAAGGATATATTCTTGTGGGGGGACCATTATTTGTGGCCAAGCTCAACCTTCACAAGCACATGATGCAAAAGTACAGCAGTTTCATCGATTCTTATCCAGATCCTAG